In Nakamurella antarctica, the following are encoded in one genomic region:
- a CDS encoding sodium:calcium antiporter produces the protein MFSAISLLIVSAVAIYVACTWFINAVEWLGSRLKMGSIAIGSVLAAVGTALPESVVTFVAVVLGDTPASKEVGVGAAMGGPLVLSTLAYATIGVVLALTSRSLISRPAGGRNVVGDQTWFLVIFALKVALGVLVFSWKPWLGWAFLVAYVVFVVLEVRQASCAGAHRSDELDRLRLQPSRSVPAGWAIGVQTAGTLAVIFVASQVFVAQLENLGPDLGLSPAVVALLFAPVATELPEILNAVIWVRQGKTELAMANIAGSMMIQATIPSALGIGFTPWHFDSSLLIAGTVTLAAVALLMLLGRLRRLTAGALLGGFGIYAGFLTAVLIVN, from the coding sequence TTGTTCTCCGCTATTTCACTGCTCATTGTCTCGGCTGTTGCCATCTATGTGGCGTGCACCTGGTTTATTAACGCCGTCGAATGGCTGGGTTCCCGGCTGAAAATGGGCAGCATAGCTATCGGATCTGTCTTGGCAGCCGTGGGCACTGCGCTCCCAGAAAGCGTGGTGACCTTCGTTGCGGTGGTGCTCGGCGATACCCCTGCCAGCAAAGAGGTAGGGGTAGGGGCCGCCATGGGCGGACCACTGGTGCTATCAACGCTCGCCTACGCCACGATCGGCGTTGTTCTTGCGCTCACCTCGCGTTCGCTGATTTCGCGGCCTGCGGGGGGGAGGAATGTGGTGGGCGATCAGACGTGGTTCCTCGTCATTTTCGCCCTAAAGGTCGCGCTGGGGGTACTGGTCTTCAGCTGGAAACCGTGGCTGGGCTGGGCCTTTCTCGTTGCCTACGTCGTTTTCGTGGTGCTGGAGGTGCGTCAAGCAAGTTGTGCGGGGGCGCATCGGAGCGACGAGCTAGATCGGCTGCGCCTGCAGCCGAGTCGGTCGGTACCTGCCGGATGGGCGATCGGCGTCCAAACTGCCGGAACTCTTGCGGTGATATTCGTTGCCTCCCAGGTGTTTGTGGCGCAGTTGGAGAATCTTGGGCCAGATCTGGGGCTGTCGCCAGCCGTCGTGGCGTTACTTTTTGCCCCCGTGGCGACGGAGTTGCCGGAAATTCTCAATGCCGTCATCTGGGTGCGTCAGGGCAAAACCGAACTTGCCATGGCCAATATCGCCGGCTCCATGATGATTCAGGCAACGATTCCGTCCGCCCTGGGAATCGGGTTCACGCCCTGGCATTTTGACTCCAGCCTGCTGATCGCGGGGACCGTCACCCTCGCCGCGGTGGCACTACTGATGTTGCTCGGACGCTTGCGGCGCCTGACAGCAGGGGCGCTGCTCGGCGGGTTCGGTATCTATGCGGGCTTTTTGACCGCTGTACTTATCGTGAACTGA
- a CDS encoding TMEM175 family protein, translating to MQTTLGLNRLVFFTDAVTAIAITLLILPVVDSVAKASTTGYSAGQFLAQNESQLIGLTMSFAVIARLWVSHHSTFEHVAAYNAPLMLLNIVWVFTIVLLPFPTEMISQFPTSSLTVGFYIGTMAANALVLTAMVLLVHRNPTLEDTANPISALQIFTSVAVTAAFLVALVVGVLVGPINFWALLILFVSIPAQMIYDRRAARSRAAQAEAERRCNAE from the coding sequence ATGCAGACAACACTGGGCCTGAATCGACTGGTGTTCTTCACGGACGCAGTTACCGCCATCGCAATCACGCTACTAATTTTGCCGGTGGTCGACTCAGTCGCCAAAGCTTCGACCACTGGTTACAGCGCAGGGCAGTTTCTAGCCCAGAACGAGTCACAGCTCATCGGGCTCACCATGAGTTTCGCGGTGATTGCTCGCCTGTGGGTCTCCCACCACTCAACGTTCGAGCACGTTGCGGCCTATAACGCACCGTTAATGCTGCTCAACATTGTGTGGGTCTTCACCATTGTGCTGCTCCCGTTTCCCACCGAAATGATCTCGCAGTTTCCAACGTCATCGCTCACGGTTGGCTTCTACATCGGCACGATGGCGGCGAACGCGCTGGTATTGACGGCCATGGTGTTGCTGGTACACCGGAATCCCACGCTGGAGGACACAGCGAATCCGATCTCCGCCTTGCAGATATTTACGAGTGTCGCGGTCACGGCCGCGTTCTTGGTCGCGCTGGTAGTCGGTGTGCTCGTGGGACCGATTAACTTCTGGGCGCTGCTGATCCTGTTCGTATCGATCCCGGCGCAGATGATCTATGACCGAAGGGCGGCGCGCTCGCGTGCCGCGCAAGCCGAGGCCGAGCGGCGGTGCAACGCCGAGTAA
- a CDS encoding endonuclease/exonuclease/phosphatase family protein: MTNTAERGLRTSWTRLLGRTSASIVVLLCVVSLLARPLGVSGWPVLAQIISLKVIAGLVCATLAALVAVVAVTRGRLRSPVVLTICAALLFTGAIHAGTVLARGGKSEPVADPDITVVQFNTFDTATTPQQLADLVRTADADIVTLPEADQQTTEAAAELLAAGGLIFQVFSMSTPEPYPLPVSAMVRRSMGDYRQAPGPLLSYGSLKLEPVSESGSAPTIIAVHPVNPGLTSTLTGWRSETSTAARLCTPGSNTIVAGDFNATVDHPAFALLPCADAATQAGAGGSGTWPSWLPSFLAAPIDHVILDPQSFSAVATWTVRASASDHRALVVQLRSV, encoded by the coding sequence ATGACGAATACTGCCGAACGGGGCTTGCGAACCTCTTGGACCCGGTTGTTAGGTCGCACATCAGCATCAATCGTCGTACTGCTGTGTGTAGTGAGCCTGTTAGCCCGGCCACTCGGAGTGTCGGGCTGGCCGGTCCTCGCCCAGATAATCAGTCTCAAGGTCATCGCTGGTCTGGTCTGCGCCACACTTGCGGCGCTGGTGGCCGTCGTCGCAGTGACCCGCGGCCGGCTCCGGTCGCCTGTGGTGCTGACAATCTGTGCAGCGCTGCTGTTCACCGGAGCGATTCACGCCGGCACTGTGTTGGCGCGGGGAGGCAAGAGCGAACCTGTTGCGGACCCCGACATCACCGTCGTGCAGTTCAACACCTTCGACACCGCCACCACCCCCCAGCAGCTCGCCGACCTGGTACGAACCGCCGACGCCGACATCGTGACGCTCCCGGAGGCTGACCAGCAGACCACGGAGGCTGCCGCGGAGCTGCTCGCCGCTGGCGGCCTCATCTTCCAGGTGTTCTCGATGAGCACCCCGGAGCCCTACCCCTTGCCGGTATCGGCGATGGTCCGCAGAAGCATGGGCGACTACCGGCAAGCCCCCGGTCCACTACTGAGCTATGGCTCGTTGAAACTCGAGCCGGTCAGCGAATCCGGCTCTGCCCCAACGATTATCGCGGTGCACCCGGTCAATCCCGGGCTTACGTCGACGCTTACCGGATGGCGGTCAGAGACGTCGACGGCGGCTCGGCTCTGCACCCCAGGTTCGAACACGATTGTCGCTGGCGACTTCAATGCGACCGTGGACCACCCGGCTTTTGCACTCCTGCCGTGTGCCGACGCAGCGACCCAGGCGGGTGCCGGCGGGTCCGGCACATGGCCTTCGTGGCTGCCCTCATTCCTGGCCGCCCCCATTGACCACGTGATCCTCGACCCGCAAAGTTTCAGCGCCGTTGCTACCTGGACTGTTCGTGCCAGCGCGAGTGATCACCGGGCGTTGGTCGTGCAGCTGCGCAGTGTCTGA
- a CDS encoding peptidase E has protein sequence MLGTILALGGGGFSMSDDGKSAIDDFLLDLTGKNRPRVCFVPTASGDADSYSQRFEAAFNGRAQTSVLSLFCHDPWGYTKPEMLLEQDVIYVGGGSTANLLAVWRLHGLPAILAEAAAKGAILAGVSAGMNCWFESSSTDSFGPLSPLGDGLGFINASACPHYLGEPGRREKYVGWVADGSLANGYAVDDYAAILFRDGELVEAVAEQPGRAVLRVEQSARHGAVEVDVPVRRLH, from the coding sequence ATGCTTGGCACAATCCTCGCGCTCGGCGGTGGCGGCTTCTCGATGTCCGATGACGGCAAGTCCGCCATCGACGATTTCCTCCTGGACCTTACAGGCAAGAATCGCCCGCGAGTCTGTTTCGTGCCGACCGCGAGCGGCGACGCTGATAGCTACAGTCAGCGATTCGAAGCTGCGTTCAACGGGCGTGCTCAGACCTCGGTGCTCTCGCTGTTTTGCCATGACCCGTGGGGTTACACCAAGCCTGAAATGCTCCTGGAACAGGACGTGATCTACGTCGGCGGGGGATCGACTGCGAATCTCCTTGCCGTCTGGCGGCTGCACGGATTGCCCGCCATTCTCGCTGAGGCCGCCGCGAAAGGCGCGATCCTCGCCGGTGTCAGCGCTGGCATGAATTGCTGGTTCGAGAGTTCGTCGACCGACTCGTTCGGCCCGCTGTCACCCTTGGGAGACGGCCTTGGCTTCATCAATGCCAGTGCCTGCCCCCATTACCTGGGGGAGCCCGGCCGGCGTGAGAAGTACGTGGGTTGGGTAGCCGACGGGTCGCTCGCCAACGGATACGCAGTCGACGACTATGCCGCCATCCTCTTTCGCGATGGTGAGTTGGTAGAGGCGGTGGCGGAGCAGCCCGGACGCGCCGTATTGCGCGTCGAGCAATCCGCCAGGCACGGTGCAGTCGAGGTCGACGTTCCAGTCCGGCGTCTCCACTGA
- the pcrA gene encoding DNA helicase PcrA — protein sequence MTSHNTPPQAGSSAGSLDPISIAEMAPPEPPSDGYGDDDFDSRAADGGLFGAPADAHTAPDNWDGTHPAQKFRPHAPGSSAAAYQPRQLNIEELLEGLNDQQRAAVEHRGAPLLVVAGAGSGKTRVLTRRIAYLLGVGGATPGEILAITFTNKAAAEMKERVAELVGARARSMWVSTFHSMCVRILRNEATHLGYKSTFTIYDSADSQRLVALVAADLDLDSKRFPARSLAAQISNLKNELLDPATAAERADSDIAKVVAEVYAGYQARLKAASALDFDDLIMETVALLQVFPAVAEHYRRRFRHVLVDEYQDTNHAQYTLVKELVGGAHDAREVRAADGELVRAATSSIPAAELVVVGDADQSIYAFRGANIRNIVEFERDYPSARTILLEQNYRSTQTILSAANAVISRNPERRAKNLWTAAGNGEMIVGYVADNEHDEAAFVTKEIDRLVDEGSIRFGDVAVFYRTNSSSRAFEDVFVRMGMPYKIVGGVRFYERKEVRDALAYLRALANPADEVSLRRILNTPKRGIGDRAEAALAVYSQKEKVPFAQALASVADIPFIATRSVKAISGFNEMMDLLRADLDGGAEPADLLTSVLEKSGYTELLEISSDPQDASRLENLEQLVTVLRERVEILQGGEENFAAGAPLLAAVLEQLSLVADADSIPDSEAGMVTMMTLHTAKGLEFPVVFLIGWEDGLFPHMRALADDKELAEERRLAYVGITRSRERLYISRAVTRSTWGQPGANPASRFIQDIPEELVDWQRLAEAPDYGSGSQSWYGGGGSRSAPVSAGRFSSSGGFSGSGSSFGSGTGGSQYGESAQSRLAATGTKSTGRTGWQNSATLALAVGDRVSHDKYGLGTVIASEGVGVRATATIDFGAAGKIRLMLIGGVPLTKL from the coding sequence ATGACGAGTCACAACACCCCACCCCAGGCGGGCAGCAGCGCGGGCTCTCTCGACCCAATCAGCATCGCGGAGATGGCGCCCCCGGAACCGCCCAGCGACGGTTATGGCGATGACGACTTCGACTCACGGGCTGCTGACGGCGGCTTGTTCGGAGCGCCGGCCGACGCGCACACCGCGCCGGATAACTGGGACGGGACCCACCCGGCGCAAAAGTTTCGGCCGCACGCCCCGGGGAGCTCTGCGGCGGCTTACCAGCCGCGACAACTCAACATCGAAGAACTACTCGAAGGTCTCAACGACCAGCAACGCGCGGCCGTCGAACACCGCGGCGCCCCGTTGCTCGTGGTGGCGGGCGCGGGGTCTGGGAAGACCAGGGTCCTGACGCGCCGCATCGCCTACCTTTTAGGTGTCGGCGGGGCCACCCCTGGCGAGATCCTGGCAATCACCTTCACCAACAAGGCTGCCGCTGAAATGAAGGAGCGGGTTGCCGAGCTGGTGGGTGCCCGGGCCCGATCCATGTGGGTGTCCACGTTCCACTCGATGTGCGTGCGGATCCTGCGCAACGAGGCGACACACCTCGGCTACAAATCAACGTTCACCATCTACGATTCGGCCGATTCGCAGCGGCTCGTGGCACTGGTTGCAGCCGACTTAGACCTTGATAGCAAACGGTTCCCGGCCAGGTCGCTGGCTGCCCAGATCAGCAACTTGAAGAACGAGTTGCTTGACCCGGCGACTGCCGCCGAGCGCGCAGACTCCGATATCGCCAAGGTGGTGGCCGAGGTATACGCCGGCTACCAGGCCCGGCTCAAAGCTGCCTCGGCTCTGGATTTTGACGACCTGATTATGGAAACCGTTGCGTTGCTGCAGGTTTTTCCGGCCGTGGCCGAACATTACCGTCGGCGATTTCGTCATGTGCTGGTGGATGAGTACCAAGACACCAACCACGCCCAGTACACACTGGTCAAAGAGCTCGTCGGCGGCGCGCACGATGCGCGTGAGGTCCGCGCCGCCGATGGTGAACTCGTTCGAGCAGCGACCTCGTCCATTCCGGCCGCCGAGTTGGTCGTGGTGGGCGATGCCGACCAATCGATCTACGCCTTCCGCGGCGCCAACATCCGCAATATCGTGGAGTTCGAGCGCGATTACCCCAGCGCCCGAACCATCCTGCTGGAACAAAACTATCGCTCCACCCAGACCATTTTGTCGGCCGCGAATGCCGTCATTTCACGCAACCCGGAACGCCGAGCAAAAAACCTCTGGACTGCCGCGGGCAACGGCGAAATGATTGTGGGCTACGTCGCCGACAATGAGCACGACGAGGCAGCCTTCGTCACCAAGGAAATCGACAGGTTGGTCGACGAAGGCAGCATCCGGTTCGGCGATGTCGCCGTCTTCTACCGAACCAACTCCTCGTCCAGGGCCTTCGAGGATGTGTTCGTCCGGATGGGGATGCCGTACAAAATCGTTGGTGGGGTGCGATTTTACGAGCGCAAAGAGGTCAGGGACGCGTTGGCGTATCTGCGAGCGTTGGCCAACCCGGCTGACGAGGTGTCATTGCGCCGGATCCTGAACACCCCGAAACGCGGTATTGGCGATCGCGCCGAAGCGGCGTTGGCGGTGTACTCGCAAAAGGAGAAGGTCCCGTTCGCGCAAGCCCTAGCGAGCGTGGCAGACATTCCCTTTATCGCAACGCGTTCGGTGAAGGCCATTTCGGGTTTCAACGAAATGATGGACCTGCTGCGGGCCGACCTCGACGGCGGCGCCGAACCGGCTGACCTTTTGACGTCGGTCTTAGAAAAGAGCGGCTACACCGAACTTCTCGAGATCAGTTCCGATCCGCAGGACGCTTCGCGGCTGGAAAACCTCGAACAATTGGTGACGGTGCTGCGGGAACGAGTTGAGATTCTGCAGGGCGGGGAAGAGAATTTCGCGGCGGGTGCACCGCTGCTCGCCGCTGTGCTGGAACAACTCTCGCTGGTTGCCGATGCCGACTCGATTCCTGACTCCGAGGCGGGAATGGTCACGATGATGACCCTGCACACCGCGAAGGGTCTGGAGTTTCCCGTCGTGTTTCTGATTGGCTGGGAGGACGGACTCTTCCCCCATATGCGGGCCCTTGCCGACGACAAGGAGCTCGCCGAGGAGCGGCGTCTCGCCTACGTCGGGATCACCAGATCCCGCGAGCGGCTGTATATCTCGCGCGCGGTGACCCGGTCAACGTGGGGTCAGCCCGGCGCTAATCCGGCTTCCCGGTTCATCCAGGACATCCCCGAGGAACTGGTGGACTGGCAGCGACTGGCTGAAGCCCCTGACTACGGTTCAGGTTCTCAGAGCTGGTACGGCGGTGGAGGTTCGCGCTCCGCGCCGGTCTCTGCCGGAAGATTCTCCTCCAGCGGCGGGTTCAGCGGCTCGGGTTCCAGCTTTGGCTCCGGAACTGGTGGCTCACAGTACGGCGAATCGGCCCAATCCCGTTTGGCTGCAACGGGAACCAAGTCAACCGGCCGCACCGGCTGGCAGAACTCCGCGACCCTCGCGCTAGCGGTGGGGGATCGGGTGTCTCACGACAAGTACGGTCTCGGAACGGTGATCGCCTCAGAGGGCGTGGGGGTGCGAGCCACCGCAACCATCGACTTTGGCGCCGCCGGCAAGATCCGGTTGATGCTGATTGGCGGCGTCCCGCTCACCAAGCTGTGA
- a CDS encoding multidrug effflux MFS transporter: protein MQQKSPASQTAGPPAGQTAGQPAGQTAGQTAGQTAGPTGAPAKAIPAALFATLALLSAVGPVSIDMYLPAFVTMAQELKTDATSIQLTLTAFLLGVALGQLVLGPLSDRWGRRGLLLIGSVLCLLGCIACALAPTVSLLILARFVTGFGGSAGIVLGRAVVSDRAKGIAAVQVFSFLSVVTGIAPVIAPLAGGALFHWIGWRGIFWVISGIAAVMVLAILFVVKESLPAELRHSGGLRQFVHTAGSVVRNRHFLGYTAGFCFGFGVLFAYISASPFLVQNVLGMSNTSFSLVFAVNALSLTSISFLNAQLVSRFAARSLLRVGVLSILGGSSCLLVLTSSGVRSPWVVLPVLCFSCASVGLILGNATGLALNQVPRAIGSASAVIGAGQFGLAAIVAPLVGLGGEDTAVPMALVMTISASVAVIGVLVLARGSADSGLGSAPGQPGDVQKNENTDRDR, encoded by the coding sequence ATGCAGCAGAAGTCCCCGGCGAGCCAGACGGCCGGGCCGCCGGCCGGTCAAACTGCCGGTCAGCCGGCCGGGCAAACTGCAGGTCAGACGGCAGGGCAAACTGCCGGGCCAACGGGCGCACCAGCGAAGGCGATTCCCGCGGCTCTCTTTGCAACCTTGGCGCTCCTATCTGCTGTCGGGCCGGTGTCGATCGATATGTATCTGCCCGCATTCGTCACCATGGCGCAGGAGCTGAAGACCGACGCCACCAGCATCCAACTGACCTTGACGGCGTTCCTGCTCGGGGTCGCGCTCGGCCAGCTGGTGCTGGGTCCGCTGTCCGATCGCTGGGGCCGGCGCGGCTTGCTGCTGATCGGGTCGGTGTTGTGTTTGCTGGGCTGCATCGCCTGCGCGCTCGCGCCCACGGTGTCGCTGTTGATCCTCGCCCGGTTTGTTACCGGCTTCGGTGGCTCGGCGGGCATCGTGCTGGGTCGAGCCGTGGTGTCTGACCGGGCGAAGGGAATCGCTGCGGTGCAGGTGTTCTCATTCCTTTCGGTGGTGACCGGTATTGCCCCTGTCATTGCGCCACTGGCCGGCGGCGCTCTGTTCCATTGGATCGGCTGGCGCGGGATCTTCTGGGTGATCTCGGGCATTGCCGCCGTCATGGTGCTCGCGATCCTGTTCGTGGTGAAGGAATCTCTGCCAGCCGAACTTCGTCATTCCGGTGGGTTGCGCCAGTTCGTCCACACCGCTGGTTCGGTCGTGCGGAACCGCCACTTCCTTGGCTACACCGCAGGTTTCTGCTTCGGGTTCGGGGTGCTGTTCGCCTACATTTCGGCGTCACCCTTCTTGGTGCAAAACGTTCTGGGAATGTCCAACACGTCGTTTTCGCTGGTGTTCGCTGTCAATGCCCTGTCGCTAACGTCGATCTCGTTCCTCAACGCCCAACTTGTTTCTCGCTTTGCGGCAAGGTCGCTCCTGCGCGTAGGAGTGCTGAGTATCCTCGGCGGATCGTCGTGCCTGTTGGTGTTGACGTCATCGGGAGTGCGTTCACCGTGGGTGGTGCTGCCGGTGCTGTGCTTCTCGTGCGCCAGCGTCGGGCTGATTCTGGGTAACGCCACCGGCTTGGCGTTGAACCAAGTTCCGCGAGCGATCGGCAGTGCCTCGGCGGTGATCGGCGCCGGTCAATTCGGGTTGGCAGCGATCGTCGCGCCGCTAGTCGGCCTCGGCGGGGAGGACACCGCCGTTCCGATGGCGCTGGTGATGACCATCTCGGCGAGCGTGGCCGTCATCGGGGTGTTGGTGCTGGCCCGCGGTTCTGCGGACAGTGGGTTGGGCTCAGCGCCCGGTCAACCTGGTGACGTTCAGAAGAACGAAAACACCGACCGAGACCGCTAG
- a CDS encoding DUF2461 domain-containing protein → MSFTGIPLTALDFYEDLEVDNSKIFWAANKHIYDVSVKAPMAALALEMEPEFGHGKLFRPFRDVRFAKDKTPYKTHQGLWFDESALYVEVGAEGLAVAGGFWRTMPDQVARYRAAIDNDLHAGALDKILATLRKAKFEIHGEQLSRVPSGFAKDHERAELLKYKTLVARKMIGAPAWIDTPQAKTEISKSWRQITPLVQWLKQHVGNSDLPARG, encoded by the coding sequence GTGAGTTTCACCGGGATCCCGCTCACCGCGCTGGACTTCTACGAGGACCTGGAAGTCGACAACAGCAAAATCTTCTGGGCCGCCAACAAACACATCTATGACGTGTCGGTGAAGGCCCCGATGGCCGCGTTGGCACTCGAGATGGAGCCAGAGTTTGGCCACGGCAAGCTCTTTCGACCATTCCGAGATGTTCGATTCGCAAAAGACAAGACACCGTACAAAACCCACCAGGGACTCTGGTTCGATGAGAGCGCGTTGTATGTGGAGGTCGGCGCCGAGGGCTTGGCGGTGGCGGGTGGATTCTGGCGGACCATGCCCGACCAGGTCGCCAGGTATCGGGCGGCAATCGACAACGATCTCCATGCCGGGGCGCTGGACAAAATTCTGGCCACCTTACGAAAAGCGAAGTTCGAGATTCATGGTGAGCAGCTGAGCAGGGTGCCGTCAGGGTTTGCCAAGGACCACGAGCGAGCCGAACTGTTGAAGTACAAGACGTTGGTGGCCCGCAAAATGATCGGGGCGCCCGCGTGGATTGATACGCCGCAGGCAAAGACAGAGATCAGCAAGAGTTGGCGACAGATCACGCCGTTGGTGCAGTGGCTGAAGCAGCATGTGGGCAACAGTGATCTACCTGCACGCGGCTAG